Proteins from a single region of Salvelinus sp. IW2-2015 linkage group LG4p, ASM291031v2, whole genome shotgun sequence:
- the LOC111960568 gene encoding mediator of RNA polymerase II transcription subunit 29, which translates to MAAQQQPGGPIPQVGMQQXATLQQQQLSQQQDFDPVHRFKMLIPQLKESLQNVMKIASLNLGHNTSIDNGIKSSDASVQRFDKSLEEFYALCDQLELCLRLAYECLSQSIDSAKHSPNLVPTATKPDTVQTESLSYSQYLSMIKSQISCAKDIHNALLECSKKIAGKGQPQGIL; encoded by the exons ATGGCAGCGCAGCAACAACCCGGTGGACCGATTCCACAAGTTGGAATGCAGCAASCTGCTACACTTCAACAACAGCAGTTGAGTCAACAGCAAGATTTCGACCCAGTTCATCGATTCAAAATGCTTATTCCACAATTAAAAGAGAGCCTCCAG AATGTCATGAAGATTGCCTCTTTAAATTTGGGGCATAATACATCAATTGACAATGGCAT AAAGAGCAGTGATGCCAGTGTACAGCGGTTTGACAAGAGTTTGGAAGAGTTTTATGCCCTGTGCGATCAGCTGGAACTCTGCTTA CGGCTTGCCTACGAGTGCTTATCCCAGAGCATTGACAGTGCCAAGCACTCTCCTAACTTGGTCCCAACAGCCACCAAGCCTGACACCGTACAGACAGAGTCCCTGTCCTACTCACAGTACCTCAGCATGATCAAGTCACAGATCTCCTGCGCCAAAGACATTCACAACGCTCTATTGGAGTGCTCCAAGAAAATCGCAGGAAAGGGCCAGCCGCAAGGAATCCTGTAG